From Triticum aestivum cultivar Chinese Spring chromosome 4A, IWGSC CS RefSeq v2.1, whole genome shotgun sequence, a single genomic window includes:
- the LOC123081542 gene encoding alkane hydroxylase MAH1-like gives MDVVSWVRGFLGGNMEIMASLACFLFLFFRFRRWDGLPTSWPALCVNTGRMHDWLTELLHAAGMSYVMRRRWGLPVDVLVTADPANVAHVLSANFDNYPKGARYNTVFSVLGDGIFNADGESWSFQRRKAHALLSDAGFRAAVAANTARKLDEGLVPLLDGLATSGTTVDLQDVFMRLTFDLTAMFVFGIDPGCLAADFPHVPFAAAIDDTEEVLVYRYVTPVPWVKLQSYLNIGHRQKMSKARRVLDASIAELVSLRRQRAANSTCEAGTDLLTSYMACQAEVGKVGAEFDRFLRDTTLNLVFAGRDTTSSALSWFFWLLSNHPDVEAKILAELLENPPASGAGHHRTTAELTRLVYLHAALSESLRLYPPLPFQYKSVARPDTLPSGATVGPSWVVIIPFYSMGRMEAVWGKDCLEFRPERWLTAEGRFRHEPSHKFVAFNMRPRTCLGKDLAYAQMKAVVAAVVPRFQLEVAAGAAARPKPKLSPILHMKDGLEVRVHKR, from the coding sequence ATGGATGTTGTGTCATGGGTTCGAGGCTTCCTTGGCGGGAACATGGAGATCATGGCATCTCTTGCTTGCTTCTTATTCTTGTTCTTCAGGTTCCGGCGGTGGGACGGGTTGCCGACGAGCTGGCCGGCGCTGTGCGTAAACACCGGGCGCATGCACGATTGGTTAACGGAGCTCCTGCACGCTGCCGGGATGTCGTACGTCATGAGGAGGCGGTGGGGCTTGCCGGTGGACGTCCTCGTCACGGCCGACCCGGCGAACGTGGCGCACGTTCTCTCTGCCAACTTCGATAACTACCCCAAAGGCGCAAGGTATAACACGGTGTtcagcgtgctcggggacggcATCTTCAACGCCGACGGCGAGTCGTGGTCGTTCCAGCGGCGCAAGGCGCACGCGTTGCTGTCGGACGCGGGGTtccgcgctgccgtcgccgccaatACCGCGCGCAAGCTCGACGAGGGGCTCGTGCCGCTCCTCGACGGCCTCGCCACGTCGGGCACAACGGTCGACCTGCAGGACGTGTTCATGCGCCTGACCTTTGACCTCACGGCGATGTTCGTGTTCGGCATCGACCCCGGCTGCCTCGCCGCCGATTTCCCGCACGTCCCCTTCGCTGCGGCCATTGACGACACCGAGGAGGTGCTGGTCTACCGGTACGTAACGCCCGTGCCGTGGGTAAAGCTGCAGAGCTACCTAAATATCGGCCACCGCCAGAAGATGTCCAAGGCTCGGCGGGTGCTCGACGCGTCTATCGCGGAGTTGGTCTCTCTCCGGCGACAACGCGCGGCCAACTCCACCTGCGAGGCCGGCACCGACCTGCTCACGTCGTACATGGCGTGTCAGGCCGAGGTAGGCAAGGTCGGTGCCGAGTTCGACCGGTTCTTGCGCGACACGACGCTTAACCTCGTGTTCGCCGGCCGCGACACGACGAGCTCCGCCCTTTCATGGTTTTTCTGGCTGCTCTCCAACCACCCCGACGTCGAGGCCAAGATCCTCGCCGAGCTGCTAGAGAACCCTCCGGCCTCCGGGGCCGGCCACCACCGCACGACCGCCGAGCTGACGCGCCTGGTCTACCTGCACGCGGCGCTCTCGGAGTCGCTCCGGCTGTACCCGCCCCTGCCGTTCCAGTACAAGTCGGTCGCGCGGCCGGACACGCTCCCAAGCGGCGCGACCGTGGGGCCGTCGTGGGTGGTGATCATACCCTTCTACTCGATGGGACGCATGGAGGCGGTGTGGGGCAAGGACTGCCTGGAGTTCCGGCCGGAGCGGTGGCTGACAGCGGAGGGGCGGTTCCGGCACGAGCCGTCGCACAAGTTCGTGGCGTTCAATATGCGGCCCCGGACGTGCCTTGGCAAGGACCTGGCCTACGCGCAGATGAAGGCCGTTGTCGCCGCCGTCGTGCCGCGGTTTCAGTTGGAGGTCGCTGCCGGCGCCGCGGCGAGGCCCAAGCCCAAGCTGTCCCCCATACTCCACATGAAGGACGGGCTCGAGGTGAGGGTCCACAAGAGATAA